The Vulpes lagopus strain Blue_001 chromosome 6, ASM1834538v1, whole genome shotgun sequence genome has a segment encoding these proteins:
- the PROX2 gene encoding prospero homeobox protein 2 isoform X1: MDPNSGLLPPLSRACSHLAQPCMEGERSPVPREKAGGSPFAWSPVPSSSFADPDWFWDENIQAKRARVETIVQGMCLSPNALLPDGARAREATCCPERARERKRKQSLPVQQGPLKPGPAGNHDSRKGGPRVREQLHQLKQQLRHLQKHILQAAEPRDAAQDPGGSETDKGPLSVKQRKGYGSRPWVVGSDHYQGSRGDLSGEEKHRASDMEYESEEPRFLPCGARALLEILRKELTEAVSQAVDSVLQKVLLDPPGHLTQLGRSFQGLVPEGRSEPSPPERSACKDLFPLATLPRRAQPLTGVPLRNLSLAKSLDPPRYPVSLRMISRPCQGPPANCPLTTPSQVQENQILRQLLGCGPSSHWSSSLPQDSSFQSHPSSESALRPWGAARLRPSVLRQQQYPLPFASPPLERLALLPSVKLEQGGLQAAPDVLPLPSVHIQEGLNPGHLKKAKLMFFFTRYPSSNILKTYFPDVQFNRCITSQMIKWFSNFREFYYIQMEKFARQAISDGVTNPKMLVVLRNSELYRTLNMHYNKGNDFEVPDCFLEIASLTLQEFFRAVSAGKDSDPSWKKPIYKIISKLDSDIPELFKSSNYPQELFQN, encoded by the exons ATGGATCCAAACTCTGGcttgcttcctcctctgtcccGGGCTTGCTCCCACCTGGCACAGCCCTGTATGGAAGGCGAGAGAAGCCCAGTCCCCCGAGAGAAGGCCGGAGGCTCCCCCTTTGCCTGGAGCCCAGTCCCCAGCTCTAGCTTTGCCGACCCTGACTGGTTCTGGGATGAGAATATCCAGGCAAAGAGGGCCAGAGTGGAGACCATCGTCCAAGGCATGTGCCTCTCTCCCAACGCTCTGCTGCCAGACGGTGCCCGAGCCAGGGAGGCCACATGTTGCCCAGAGAGGGCGCGGGAGCGGAAGAGGAAGCAGAGCCTTCCCGTGCAGCAAGGCCCCCTGAAGCCAGGCCCTGCTGGGAACCATGACAGCAGGAAAGGGGGCCCTCGGGTGAGAGAACAGCTCCATCAGCTGAAGCAACAGCTAAGACATTTACAGAAGCACATCCTGCAGGCTGCTGAGCCCAGGGATGCGGctcaggacccaggaggctccGAGACAGACAAGGGCCCTCTGAGTGTGAAGCAGAGAAAGGGCTATGGATCTAGGCCCTGGGTGGTGGGCAGTGACCACTACCAGGGCTCCCGTGGGGACCTCTCTGGAGAGGAAAAACACAGGGCATCCGACATGGAATACGAGTCTGAGGAGCCCAGGTTCCTTCCGTGTGGAGCACGGGCTTTGCTGGAGATTCTGAGGAAAGAGTTGACCGAGGCAGTGTCCCAAGCTGTGGACTCAGTATTACAAAAGGTACTGTTGGATCCCCCAGGCCACCTGACTCAGCTGGGCAGAAGCTTCCAGGGGCTTGTGCCAGAGGGGAGAAGCGAGCCCTCCCCTCCTGAGAGAAGTGCCTGTAAAGATCTCTTTCCTTTGGCCACCTTGCCCAGGAGGGCCCAGCCACTGACCGGGGTCCCACTGAGAAACTTATCCCTGGCCAAGTCCTTGGATCCTCCTAGGTACCCTGTCTCCCTGAGGATGATCTCCAGACCCTGTCAGGGTCCCCCAGCAAACTGCCCTTTGACCACACCTTCCCAAGTCCAGGAAAATCAGATTCTCCGCCAGCTACTGGGGTGTGGACCCAGCAGTCACTGGAGCAGCAGTCTGCCCCAGGACTCATCTTTCCAAAGCCATCCCTCCTCAGAGTCCGCCCTGCGACCTTGGGGAGCAGCCAGACTGCGGCCATCGGTTCTGAGGCAGCAGCAGTACCCCTTGCCCTTCGCTTCCCCACCTTTGGAAAGACTGGCCCTCCTTCCCTCAGTGAAGCTGGAACAGGGTGGCCTGCAGGCTGCCCCGGATGTGCTGCCTTTACCTTCAGTCCAT ATCCAGGAGGGCCTAAATCCCGGTCACTTGAAGAAGGCCAAACTGATGTTTTTCTTCACACGCTACCCCAGCTCCAACATCCTGAAGACTTACTTCCCTGATGTCCAG TTCAACCGCTGCATAACCTCCCAGATGATCAAATGGTTCAGCAACTTCCGTGAGTTTTATTACATCCAAATGGAGAAATTTGCCCGGCAAGCGATTTCAGATGGTGTCACAAATCCCAAAATGCTGGTGGTACTCCGCAACTCAGAACTTTATCGAACTCTCAATATGCACTATAACAAGGGAAATGACTTTGAG GTACCAGATTGCTTCTTGGAAATTGCCAGCTTGACGTTACAGGAGTTCTTCAGGGCTGTCTCCGCGGGGAAAGACTCAGATCCTTCCTGGAAGAAAcccatttataaaattatttcgaAACTGGACAGTGACATCCCAGAGCTATTCAAATCTTCCAACTATCCTCAGGAGCTGTTTCAGAACTAA
- the PROX2 gene encoding prospero homeobox protein 2 isoform X2, whose product MDPNSGLLPPLSRACSHLAQPCMEGERSPVPREKAGGSPFAWSPVPSSSFADPDWFWDENIQAKRARVETIVQGMCLSPNALLPDGARAREATCCPERARERKRKQSLPVQQGPLKPGPAGNHDSRKGGPRVREQLHQLKQQLRHLQKHILQAAEPRDAAQDPGGSETDKGPLSVKQRKGYGSRPWVVGSDHYQGSRGDLSGEEKHRASDMEYESEEPRFLPCGARALLEILRKELTEAVSQAVDSVLQKFNRCITSQMIKWFSNFREFYYIQMEKFARQAISDGVTNPKMLVVLRNSELYRTLNMHYNKGNDFEVPDCFLEIASLTLQEFFRAVSAGKDSDPSWKKPIYKIISKLDSDIPELFKSSNYPQELFQN is encoded by the exons ATGGATCCAAACTCTGGcttgcttcctcctctgtcccGGGCTTGCTCCCACCTGGCACAGCCCTGTATGGAAGGCGAGAGAAGCCCAGTCCCCCGAGAGAAGGCCGGAGGCTCCCCCTTTGCCTGGAGCCCAGTCCCCAGCTCTAGCTTTGCCGACCCTGACTGGTTCTGGGATGAGAATATCCAGGCAAAGAGGGCCAGAGTGGAGACCATCGTCCAAGGCATGTGCCTCTCTCCCAACGCTCTGCTGCCAGACGGTGCCCGAGCCAGGGAGGCCACATGTTGCCCAGAGAGGGCGCGGGAGCGGAAGAGGAAGCAGAGCCTTCCCGTGCAGCAAGGCCCCCTGAAGCCAGGCCCTGCTGGGAACCATGACAGCAGGAAAGGGGGCCCTCGGGTGAGAGAACAGCTCCATCAGCTGAAGCAACAGCTAAGACATTTACAGAAGCACATCCTGCAGGCTGCTGAGCCCAGGGATGCGGctcaggacccaggaggctccGAGACAGACAAGGGCCCTCTGAGTGTGAAGCAGAGAAAGGGCTATGGATCTAGGCCCTGGGTGGTGGGCAGTGACCACTACCAGGGCTCCCGTGGGGACCTCTCTGGAGAGGAAAAACACAGGGCATCCGACATGGAATACGAGTCTGAGGAGCCCAGGTTCCTTCCGTGTGGAGCACGGGCTTTGCTGGAGATTCTGAGGAAAGAGTTGACCGAGGCAGTGTCCCAAGCTGTGGACTCAGTATTACAAAAG TTCAACCGCTGCATAACCTCCCAGATGATCAAATGGTTCAGCAACTTCCGTGAGTTTTATTACATCCAAATGGAGAAATTTGCCCGGCAAGCGATTTCAGATGGTGTCACAAATCCCAAAATGCTGGTGGTACTCCGCAACTCAGAACTTTATCGAACTCTCAATATGCACTATAACAAGGGAAATGACTTTGAG GTACCAGATTGCTTCTTGGAAATTGCCAGCTTGACGTTACAGGAGTTCTTCAGGGCTGTCTCCGCGGGGAAAGACTCAGATCCTTCCTGGAAGAAAcccatttataaaattatttcgaAACTGGACAGTGACATCCCAGAGCTATTCAAATCTTCCAACTATCCTCAGGAGCTGTTTCAGAACTAA